The Methanobacterium lacus genome includes a region encoding these proteins:
- a CDS encoding VOC family protein codes for MKTNVDFISVQVKDLESASKFYTEILGFEKTEDKNPDATVFKDDGGAIFAIRKPMFKITESTPLGLGVSIWFGVDDIDKTFTLVKNSDAQIISPPVDGPFGKMFIIKDMDGYMLTFHQL; via the coding sequence ATGAAAACAAATGTCGATTTTATTTCAGTTCAAGTGAAGGATTTGGAATCTGCTTCCAAATTTTATACAGAGATTTTAGGATTTGAAAAAACAGAAGATAAAAATCCAGATGCAACAGTATTTAAAGACGATGGTGGAGCTATTTTTGCTATTCGTAAACCAATGTTCAAAATTACAGAAAGCACACCCTTAGGTTTAGGTGTTTCAATATGGTTTGGTGTTGATGATATTGATAAAACATTTACCCTTGTTAAAAATTCAGATGCACAGATTATTAGTCCTCCAGTTGATGGTCCGTTTGGGAAAATGTTTATAATAAAAGATATGGATGGATATATGTTGACATTTCATCAACTTTAA
- a CDS encoding protein-L-isoaspartate(D-aspartate) O-methyltransferase: protein MNKRRELVNTLRNMGYIKTDKVKKAMLNVPREEFMTPETRDLAYLDRPIPLKHGQTISAPHMVAMICEQLSLKPGMNVLEIGTGFGYNAAVVAEILGPEGHVYTIERIESLKERAEKNLIKTGFTNVAVIHGDGTAGYPEKAPYDRIYATASAPKIPDPLVDQLKVGGRLLAPIGEDPNYQELICILRGGKTEYQTFNLGGVVFVPMIGEHGWPEE from the coding sequence ATGAATAAAAGAAGAGAACTGGTTAACACGTTACGGAATATGGGCTACATTAAAACTGATAAGGTTAAAAAAGCCATGCTCAACGTGCCAAGGGAAGAATTCATGACTCCTGAAACCAGGGATCTGGCCTACTTAGACAGGCCAATACCACTCAAGCATGGACAGACAATTTCAGCACCACACATGGTGGCCATGATATGTGAACAACTATCCCTCAAACCTGGAATGAACGTTCTAGAAATAGGAACAGGATTTGGATACAACGCAGCTGTTGTAGCTGAAATTTTAGGTCCGGAGGGGCATGTTTACACCATCGAAAGGATCGAATCCCTAAAAGAAAGGGCAGAAAAAAATCTTATTAAAACAGGATTCACCAATGTTGCAGTAATTCATGGTGATGGAACAGCGGGTTATCCTGAAAAGGCACCCTACGATAGGATATATGCAACTGCCAGCGCCCCTAAAATTCCAGATCCCCTAGTGGATCAGCTTAAGGTAGGAGGCAGATTATTGGCACCAATTGGTGAAGATCCTAATTATCAGGAACTTATCTGTATTTTAAGAGGGGGAAAAACAGAATATCAAACATTCAATCTTGGAGGAGTAGTATTTGTTCCAATGATAGGTGAACATGGCTGGCCCGAAGAGTAA
- a CDS encoding ATP-grasp domain-containing protein encodes MKLLVFEYATASGVDDPFITVEGLAMLEGVLDDLKEFKPHYLVHSESSELISDSVPVVVKGDVRQWLTTHIKDYDACLPIAPEEDGILHDLTQIIERNGVKVFGSNSKAIQLTTDKFEMYKFLAGKVPVIKTEKIYFNQELEEMGRAAFQGSGLKVIKPADGVSSSGVMVVATLEEFLDGVNNIQKFTKLPYFVMQDYKPGVSVSVSLLSSGKTAVPISLNLQDMEIKSCKISYNGGTVPYDHDLSEQAKDIAQQAVELFEGSLGFVGVDLILGEDEVHLVEINSRLTTPYVALRRITNLNLARALMNSVDGELPVDIELDGQVKFYKEGKSLGVSVLK; translated from the coding sequence ATGAAACTGCTTGTTTTTGAATATGCAACCGCATCAGGGGTAGATGATCCATTCATAACTGTAGAGGGTCTTGCAATGTTAGAGGGTGTGTTGGATGATCTCAAAGAATTCAAACCACATTACCTCGTACACTCAGAATCAAGTGAACTAATTTCTGATTCTGTTCCAGTTGTTGTAAAAGGAGATGTTAGACAATGGCTCACCACACATATTAAGGATTACGATGCCTGTTTACCAATAGCCCCTGAAGAAGATGGTATTCTACATGATCTCACCCAGATCATTGAGCGAAACGGTGTTAAAGTATTCGGTTCAAATTCAAAAGCAATACAACTTACAACAGATAAATTTGAAATGTACAAGTTTCTAGCTGGCAAGGTACCAGTTATAAAAACAGAAAAAATCTACTTCAACCAAGAACTTGAAGAGATGGGAAGGGCTGCATTTCAAGGATCAGGATTAAAGGTTATTAAACCTGCAGATGGAGTTTCATCTTCCGGAGTGATGGTTGTGGCCACGTTGGAAGAATTTTTAGATGGTGTGAACAATATCCAGAAGTTCACTAAACTTCCCTACTTTGTAATGCAGGATTATAAGCCCGGGGTTAGTGTTAGTGTGAGCTTGTTAAGTAGTGGGAAAACAGCAGTTCCAATCAGTTTAAATCTTCAGGACATGGAAATTAAATCATGCAAGATCAGTTATAATGGAGGAACTGTTCCCTACGATCATGATCTTTCAGAACAGGCAAAAGATATTGCCCAACAGGCTGTAGAACTTTTTGAAGGTAGTTTGGGATTTGTTGGGGTTGATCTCATCTTGGGTGAAGATGAAGTGCATTTGGTGGAGATCAATTCGAGATTGACAACTCCCTACGTAGCACTGAGAAGGATCACCAACTTAAACCTTGCAAGGGCTTTGATGAACTCTGTTGATGGAGAGTTACCAGTAGACATAGAATTGGATGGACAAGTAAAATTTTATAAAGAGGGTAAATCCCTAGGGGTTAGTGTTTTAAAATGA
- a CDS encoding MarR family winged helix-turn-helix transcriptional regulator: MIDNDKYVKYWREEPEESVGFLFWQITHLWQRKMNLALKELDLTHVQFALLSGIAWLERFDEDITQVKLANHAKTNIMMTSKVLKTLEKKNLISREECEFDTRAKCLSITDDGRERIEKALQIVEEMENKFFGGQTNDQDFINNLFNILQLNQQEYFKNK, from the coding sequence ATGATAGACAATGATAAATATGTTAAATATTGGCGTGAAGAACCTGAAGAAAGTGTAGGATTTCTTTTTTGGCAAATAACACATCTTTGGCAGCGTAAAATGAATTTAGCTTTGAAAGAACTTGATTTAACCCATGTACAGTTTGCTTTATTGTCAGGTATTGCTTGGCTTGAAAGATTTGACGAAGATATAACTCAAGTTAAATTGGCTAATCATGCAAAAACTAATATTATGATGACATCAAAAGTCTTGAAAACACTTGAAAAGAAGAATCTCATATCCCGAGAGGAATGTGAATTTGATACTCGTGCAAAATGTCTATCCATAACAGATGATGGACGTGAAAGAATAGAAAAAGCACTCCAAATTGTTGAAGAAATGGAAAATAAATTTTTTGGTGGACAAACCAATGATCAGGATTTTATAAATAATTTATTTAATATTTTACAGTTAAATCAACAAGAATACTTTAAAAATAAATAA
- the hacB gene encoding homoaconitase small subunit → MEKLEGKVWKFRDSIDTDVIIAGRYLRTFSLDDLASHVMEAEDPNFAENVDEGDIIVAGWNFGCGSSREQAPVALKHAGVSAIIAKSFARIFYRNAINIGLPVITADVTAEKGDEICIDLEKGVILNKSTGSEFKIQPFDNFMLEILSDGGLVKHYLKVKESQ, encoded by the coding sequence ATGGAAAAATTAGAGGGCAAAGTTTGGAAGTTCAGGGACAGTATTGATACCGATGTTATAATAGCCGGAAGATACCTCCGTACATTCAGTTTGGATGATCTTGCAAGTCATGTGATGGAAGCTGAAGATCCTAATTTCGCAGAAAATGTTGATGAAGGAGATATAATTGTTGCTGGCTGGAATTTTGGATGTGGCTCATCGAGGGAACAGGCACCTGTAGCACTTAAACATGCAGGGGTTTCAGCCATCATAGCAAAGTCATTTGCAAGAATATTCTACAGAAACGCTATAAACATAGGTTTGCCAGTAATAACAGCAGATGTAACTGCCGAAAAGGGAGATGAAATTTGTATAGATCTTGAAAAAGGTGTTATACTCAACAAATCCACAGGTTCGGAGTTTAAAATCCAACCGTTCGATAATTTCATGCTTGAAATCCTTTCAGACGGTGGACTTGTCAAACATTACCTCAAGGTCAAAGAATCACAGTAA
- a CDS encoding hydantoinase/oxoprolinase family protein, with protein sequence MRIAGFDIGGANTDLAVVELDESGDITDVKTDFSYLPMWERKDDLADVLKELLEPFGEVDAVGISMTAELVDAYKTKKEGVVDIASKSNDAFDVPVGFVGLDGMMNLKEVLDDPLKAAAANWIATAPLAAKIKPDTILLDTGSTTTDIIPIKNGVECALGRSDLERLQTGELVYSGTLRTNVAALVEKVPLNDTMARVASELFAVTADVHRVLGNITKENYSGVTMDGAGKSIVDCRRRISRVVCGDLEVLSTDEIENIAAYIYSEQVRKISEALKEVSIRNRLHHVVTTGLGMDIIASMACELAGLTFTGMDKLLKKEDCVNAPAVGTALMMEPYLTKKNLEENLEGF encoded by the coding sequence ATGAGAATAGCAGGTTTTGATATAGGTGGAGCAAACACAGATTTGGCAGTTGTTGAACTGGATGAATCCGGAGATATAACAGACGTAAAAACAGATTTCAGTTACCTTCCAATGTGGGAGCGTAAGGATGATCTTGCAGATGTTTTAAAGGAATTGTTAGAACCCTTCGGTGAAGTTGATGCAGTTGGAATTTCAATGACAGCAGAACTTGTGGATGCATACAAAACAAAAAAGGAAGGGGTAGTAGACATTGCTTCCAAGTCCAACGATGCATTTGATGTTCCTGTGGGGTTTGTGGGTTTAGATGGAATGATGAATCTCAAAGAAGTATTGGATGATCCATTGAAGGCTGCAGCTGCTAATTGGATTGCAACCGCACCGCTTGCAGCTAAAATTAAGCCTGATACAATTCTTCTTGACACTGGAAGCACAACCACAGATATAATTCCCATAAAGAATGGTGTTGAATGTGCACTGGGAAGATCAGATCTTGAAAGGCTGCAAACTGGTGAACTGGTTTACTCTGGTACATTAAGAACGAATGTAGCTGCTCTGGTTGAGAAGGTTCCTTTAAACGACACCATGGCAAGGGTTGCATCAGAACTTTTTGCAGTCACGGCAGATGTTCACAGGGTTTTAGGTAACATAACCAAGGAAAACTACAGCGGAGTCACCATGGACGGTGCTGGAAAATCCATTGTTGACTGCAGAAGAAGAATTTCAAGGGTTGTATGTGGAGATCTTGAAGTTCTAAGTACAGATGAAATTGAAAATATTGCTGCCTACATCTACTCTGAACAGGTTAGAAAAATTTCCGAAGCCTTGAAGGAGGTTTCAATTAGGAATCGCTTGCACCATGTGGTTACCACTGGTTTGGGAATGGATATAATTGCTTCAATGGCATGTGAACTTGCAGGTCTTACATTCACGGGCATGGATAAACTATTGAAGAAGGAAGATTGTGTCAATGCACCTGCTGTTGGAACAGCCCTTATGATGGAGCCATACCTCACAAAAAAAAATTTAGAAGAAAATTTAGAAGGATTTTAA
- a CDS encoding GerW family sporulation protein has protein sequence MDINDPIKTTVEEIRKVLNIENVIGETIETDEFLLLPVTRMGMGFGAGEAEGKGMDNMGGAGAGAGGAAGVEPIAMVVVHKGVKGPEGVKVMSLKSPDPLSRAIGEISTAAVEIMDQGSKMMKEKGKAKAHFKGKDKGKDTKEAEIEVKKE, from the coding sequence TTGGATATAAATGACCCAATTAAAACTACAGTTGAAGAAATCCGTAAAGTTTTGAATATTGAAAACGTGATCGGTGAAACCATAGAAACTGATGAATTTTTACTTCTACCCGTTACAAGAATGGGAATGGGATTTGGAGCAGGTGAAGCCGAAGGTAAAGGTATGGATAATATGGGAGGAGCTGGTGCCGGTGCAGGTGGTGCAGCAGGTGTTGAACCTATAGCAATGGTAGTTGTTCATAAGGGTGTTAAAGGACCCGAAGGTGTCAAAGTCATGTCCCTCAAGAGCCCAGACCCACTTTCAAGGGCAATTGGTGAAATAAGCACAGCTGCAGTTGAGATCATGGATCAAGGCTCCAAGATGATGAAGGAAAAAGGCAAAGCTAAAGCTCATTTCAAAGGCAAAGACAAGGGTAAAGATACAAAAGAAGCCGAAATTGAAGTGAAAAAGGAATAA
- the tes gene encoding tetraether lipid synthase Tes produces MGGMIIIKNTKSLCPICLKVVDAEVYEDNGKILIKKTCSEHGEFINTYWSNSEIYNKAENYDKVGNGIENPQTIADTDCPNNCGICDEHESHTVLGLIDVTNRCNLKCPVCFANAAVSKKLYEPSYEEIRTMLRNLRNNRPVPTPAIQYAGGEPTVRKDLVDLIKLAKEEGFSHTQIATNGVRLARLPSLAQELKDAGLNTVYLQFDGVTEEPYLEIRQKDLLATKIKAIENCRKANLGIVLVPTLLKGINDDQIGDILKFATDNIDIIRGVNFQPVSFAGRTPADEVESQRVTVPDFAEMVQEQTDSQITVEDFYPASSVTPISEFIQAMDGKDAQVTFTCHPHCGTATYVFLDDDKMIPITRFIDVDRFFDLLVNSTEKLEDGGLVAKAKIVARATMELPKTVDMSKSPESVDLRSIITAVFKERSYKALGEFHKRTLLVSCMHFMDPFNFDQDRVRRCVIHYAVPDGRIIPFCSMNTLYRQEIENKFSKPLKEMPKY; encoded by the coding sequence ATGGGTGGGATGATAATTATAAAAAATACCAAAAGTCTATGCCCCATATGCCTCAAAGTTGTAGATGCAGAGGTATATGAGGATAATGGCAAAATACTGATAAAAAAAACATGCTCTGAACATGGAGAATTTATTAACACCTATTGGAGCAATTCAGAAATTTATAACAAAGCAGAGAACTACGATAAGGTAGGGAACGGTATTGAAAATCCACAAACAATTGCAGATACAGATTGTCCTAATAACTGTGGGATATGTGATGAGCACGAAAGCCACACAGTCCTAGGACTTATAGATGTTACCAACAGATGTAATTTGAAATGTCCTGTTTGTTTTGCCAATGCCGCAGTTTCTAAAAAATTATATGAGCCATCATATGAAGAAATAAGGACAATGTTACGTAATTTAAGGAACAACAGACCTGTTCCAACCCCAGCAATTCAATACGCTGGTGGTGAGCCGACAGTACGTAAAGATCTTGTTGATCTGATAAAACTTGCCAAGGAAGAAGGATTTTCACACACACAAATTGCAACTAACGGAGTTAGACTTGCCAGATTACCTTCACTTGCTCAAGAACTCAAAGATGCAGGTTTAAACACTGTTTATTTACAGTTCGATGGTGTTACAGAGGAACCTTACCTGGAGATCAGGCAGAAGGATCTGCTAGCAACTAAAATAAAGGCAATAGAAAACTGTCGTAAGGCCAACTTGGGAATTGTACTCGTACCAACTTTACTTAAGGGAATAAATGATGATCAGATAGGTGACATACTCAAGTTTGCTACTGACAACATCGATATCATAAGGGGAGTTAACTTCCAGCCAGTTTCATTTGCAGGCAGAACACCCGCAGATGAAGTGGAATCTCAGCGTGTAACTGTACCAGACTTTGCAGAGATGGTGCAAGAGCAGACAGATTCACAAATAACTGTGGAAGATTTCTATCCTGCCAGTAGTGTGACTCCAATTTCCGAATTTATACAGGCCATGGATGGAAAAGATGCTCAAGTCACATTCACATGTCATCCGCACTGTGGTACAGCCACCTACGTATTTTTGGATGATGATAAGATGATACCCATCACCAGATTCATTGATGTTGACAGGTTCTTCGATCTCTTGGTTAACAGCACAGAAAAATTGGAAGATGGTGGATTGGTTGCAAAGGCTAAGATCGTTGCAAGGGCCACAATGGAACTTCCAAAAACTGTGGACATGTCAAAATCTCCAGAATCTGTAGATTTAAGAAGTATCATTACTGCAGTGTTTAAGGAAAGATCCTACAAGGCTCTTGGAGAATTTCATAAGAGAACGTTACTGGTGTCATGTATGCACTTCATGGATCCATTCAACTTCGACCAAGACAGGGTTAGAAGATGTGTTATACACTACGCTGTACCTGACGGTAGGATCATACCATTTTGCTCTATGAACACGCTTTACAGACAGGAAATCGAGAATAAATTCTCAAAACCACTCAAAGAAATGCCTAAATATTAA
- a CDS encoding tRNA (N(6)-L-threonylcarbamoyladenosine(37)-C(2))-methylthiotransferase has protein sequence MKVYIDTVGCTFNQADSQIMAGILKENRVELVDTPEDADTIIMNTCYVKHPTEQKVLTKIKKMQEQYPESKLLISGCMVEIDPEKLADAAPEASWIGPHKIKSTYEIVNSVHEGNIVRETGFSSEPKVGLPKVRTNPIIHIIQICEGCDGFCTYCCTRFARGRIQSYSSEMIKKEAEQAVTEGCKEIQLTAQDTAAYGRDTGESLADLISMISDIDGKFKLRVGMMHPKSIMNQVDPIIKAFKKGKCYKFLHLPIQSGSDTVLHDMNRCHTVDEYKTIVSRFREEIPDISISTDIIVGYPTETDDDFKATLNLIKELEPDFLHISKYMHRPGTTSSQLEEIEHETMKERSKALNDLKMEIAMKKNSMMIGSKQTILVTNKGRKGGYVGRSDGYKTVIIEAAEIGSFVDVVIKDAKPTYLLAELDQ, from the coding sequence ATGAAGGTATACATTGACACAGTAGGATGTACATTCAATCAGGCAGACTCACAAATAATGGCAGGGATACTCAAGGAAAATAGGGTTGAACTAGTTGATACTCCTGAGGATGCAGACACGATCATAATGAACACATGCTACGTGAAACATCCAACTGAACAAAAGGTTCTGACCAAGATCAAGAAGATGCAGGAACAGTATCCAGAATCCAAACTCCTGATATCAGGATGCATGGTTGAGATCGATCCAGAAAAACTGGCAGATGCTGCACCAGAAGCAAGTTGGATAGGCCCCCACAAAATAAAATCAACCTACGAAATAGTTAATTCAGTTCATGAAGGAAACATCGTCAGAGAGACAGGATTTTCCTCAGAACCAAAGGTTGGCCTGCCTAAAGTTCGTACAAACCCCATCATACATATCATTCAAATCTGTGAGGGATGTGATGGTTTCTGCACTTACTGCTGCACCAGATTTGCAAGGGGAAGAATACAAAGCTACTCCTCAGAAATGATTAAAAAAGAAGCAGAACAAGCAGTTACAGAAGGTTGTAAAGAAATACAGCTCACAGCACAGGATACTGCTGCGTATGGAAGGGATACAGGGGAATCTTTGGCAGATTTAATCAGCATGATCTCGGATATAGATGGGAAATTCAAACTCAGAGTGGGCATGATGCATCCAAAGAGCATAATGAACCAGGTAGACCCCATAATTAAAGCCTTTAAAAAGGGAAAATGTTATAAATTTCTCCACCTGCCAATTCAAAGCGGGAGTGACACAGTACTTCATGACATGAATCGATGTCACACTGTGGATGAATATAAAACCATAGTTTCAAGGTTCAGGGAAGAAATTCCAGACATTTCAATTTCCACAGACATAATTGTTGGATATCCAACAGAGACAGATGATGATTTCAAGGCAACTCTCAATTTAATTAAGGAGTTAGAACCAGACTTTCTCCACATATCCAAGTACATGCACAGACCAGGAACAACATCCTCCCAACTCGAGGAAATTGAGCATGAAACAATGAAAGAGCGTTCCAAAGCATTAAACGATCTTAAAATGGAAATTGCCATGAAAAAGAATAGTATGATGATAGGATCGAAACAAACCATCCTGGTAACAAATAAGGGTCGTAAAGGGGGATATGTGGGTCGTAGTGATGGCTATAAAACAGTGATTATAGAAGCTGCAGAAATTGGAAGTTTCGTTGATGTGGTTATCAAAGATGCCAAACCAACCTACTTACTTGCTGAATTAGATCAATAA
- a CDS encoding beta-ribofuranosylaminobenzene 5'-phosphate synthase translates to MIVETPSRLHITLIDLNGVHGRIDGGVGLTIDDPCIQIEAEPADNGISTIFSNKSQMIPGLLEDYSKKIEGAASRVIQARKYTEGFEFKVDAAYPPHSGLGSGTQLSLAVAKLMTELNGESLPAHELAKIVGRGGTSGIGVESFENGGFIIDGGHNSHDKSSFLPSSASSASPPPIIARYNFPEDWKVVLTIPDVEKGVSGSKEIDAFQKHCPIKLEEVEKLSHLILMKLMPAVVESDLDSFGSAINIIQNTGFKKIENKLQSVHIKRIMEELRNSGAAAVGMSSFGPTIYSVTDTNVKTVVKEAKNSIKDIGGQVIQTQARNHGAKFFD, encoded by the coding sequence TTGATCGTTGAAACTCCCTCAAGGTTGCATATTACTCTCATTGATCTAAATGGTGTTCATGGAAGAATTGATGGTGGTGTGGGATTAACAATAGATGATCCCTGCATCCAAATTGAAGCTGAACCTGCAGATAATGGAATCAGCACGATTTTCTCGAACAAAAGTCAAATGATTCCAGGATTACTGGAAGACTACTCCAAGAAAATCGAAGGGGCAGCATCAAGGGTAATTCAAGCCAGAAAATACACTGAAGGATTTGAATTCAAGGTAGATGCAGCATACCCTCCCCATTCAGGATTGGGATCAGGAACACAGCTATCATTAGCTGTAGCTAAACTGATGACCGAGTTGAATGGAGAGTCATTACCTGCCCACGAACTTGCAAAAATTGTTGGAAGGGGAGGAACCTCGGGGATCGGTGTTGAATCATTTGAAAATGGTGGTTTTATAATTGATGGAGGACACAACTCCCATGATAAATCCAGTTTTCTACCTTCGTCAGCATCCTCTGCATCACCACCACCAATCATTGCAAGGTACAATTTTCCAGAGGATTGGAAGGTAGTGTTAACTATACCCGATGTTGAGAAGGGTGTTTCAGGATCTAAAGAAATAGATGCCTTCCAGAAGCACTGCCCAATAAAGCTTGAAGAGGTTGAAAAGTTATCACACCTCATACTCATGAAACTCATGCCTGCTGTTGTGGAATCTGATTTAGATTCATTTGGAAGTGCCATTAACATTATCCAGAATACAGGATTTAAAAAGATCGAAAATAAATTACAGAGTGTTCATATAAAAAGAATTATGGAAGAATTAAGAAATTCTGGAGCTGCAGCTGTTGGAATGAGCAGTTTTGGGCCCACAATATACTCTGTTACAGACACCAATGTTAAAACTGTGGTCAAGGAAGCAAAAAATTCCATTAAAGATATTGGCGGCCAAGTGATCCAAACACAAGCAAGGAACCATGGAGCAAAATTTTTTGATTAA
- a CDS encoding CDP-2,3-bis-(O-geranylgeranyl)-sn-glycerol synthase, whose amino-acid sequence MDSSVVSVINLSAYAIYFMLPAYLANVTALAFGGGKPLDFNHKFRDGRRLIGNGVTVRGTIIGTLIGTLVGVVQGILTGNIIEGILLGFTLGAGALIGDACGSFIKRRLNIGRGKPAPLLDQLDFVVGALVFASLIVILPLEMIVIIIVLTLFLHLGTNIIAYLLGIKEVWY is encoded by the coding sequence ATGGACTCTAGTGTAGTCAGTGTAATAAATTTATCAGCATATGCTATATACTTTATGTTACCTGCATACCTTGCCAACGTTACAGCTTTAGCATTTGGAGGTGGGAAACCACTTGATTTCAATCATAAATTTCGTGACGGGCGACGGTTAATAGGAAACGGAGTTACAGTAAGAGGAACAATAATAGGAACATTAATTGGAACTTTAGTTGGAGTAGTACAGGGAATATTAACTGGAAATATAATTGAAGGCATATTGTTAGGTTTCACCCTAGGTGCTGGGGCACTTATTGGAGATGCATGTGGAAGTTTTATAAAACGAAGGTTGAATATTGGAAGGGGAAAACCAGCCCCGCTACTGGACCAGTTAGACTTCGTTGTGGGTGCACTTGTTTTTGCGTCGCTCATTGTAATTTTACCATTGGAAATGATCGTTATTATAATAGTACTAACCTTATTCCTACACCTCGGAACAAATATTATAGCATATCTTTTAGGAATTAAAGAAGTATGGTATTGA
- a CDS encoding HVO_0476 family zinc finger protein, whose amino-acid sequence MNCTQCGSESCEILKSKGKKSKELLLQCNECGNIFRETVEVEKPLKVRVVVSEYESSHKTSVDLYPDEVLEFEGMLDLGGRPAQITSIENNRGGRVMVANVSDIDTIWASYVDIPARIGISVDYGGRILSRKVEVDREFEFTIGDVVKMGTEIFKIRAMKTQDRKMRKGFAKAFVIKRVYGRPDKDLRRYNYDLTSKIVEISNGSVDE is encoded by the coding sequence ATGAATTGCACTCAATGCGGGTCTGAATCCTGCGAAATACTAAAGTCCAAGGGTAAAAAATCCAAGGAATTATTACTACAATGTAATGAATGTGGAAACATATTCAGAGAAACTGTAGAAGTTGAAAAACCATTAAAAGTAAGGGTTGTTGTAAGTGAATACGAATCATCCCACAAAACATCAGTTGACCTGTATCCCGATGAAGTACTGGAATTTGAAGGAATGCTCGATCTAGGTGGAAGACCTGCCCAGATAACATCCATAGAGAACAACAGGGGTGGAAGGGTCATGGTTGCAAATGTATCAGATATCGATACAATATGGGCCTCCTACGTTGACATACCTGCAAGAATTGGTATATCTGTTGACTATGGTGGAAGAATTCTCTCAAGAAAGGTTGAAGTAGACAGGGAATTTGAATTTACCATTGGCGATGTTGTGAAAATGGGAACTGAAATCTTCAAGATAAGGGCAATGAAAACCCAAGACAGAAAAATGAGAAAGGGATTTGCCAAGGCATTTGTAATAAAAAGGGTTTATGGAAGGCCAGATAAAGATTTAAGACGTTACAATTATGATTTAACTTCCAAAATTGTTGAAATTTCAAATGGTAGTGTAGATGAATAA